The following are from one region of the Anaerotignum faecicola genome:
- a CDS encoding glycosyltransferase: MNNPIFSIVVPIYNVEKYLPQCLESITRQAFKDYEVILVDDGSTDKCPDICDEFKVKESRCKVIHQTNKGLSGARNTGMGAATGRYIYFMDSDDTISSNLLDELQKILHKYEVDIIGFNATVIEANRRSVLSTGKCINKIEYGIEIAQKRVPLSTVPLYCYRRSF; the protein is encoded by the coding sequence ATGAATAATCCTATCTTTTCGATTGTTGTGCCTATCTATAATGTTGAAAAATACTTGCCTCAATGTTTGGAAAGTATTACACGACAAGCATTCAAAGATTACGAAGTAATTTTGGTAGATGACGGATCAACAGACAAATGTCCGGATATTTGCGATGAATTTAAAGTAAAAGAATCTCGATGTAAAGTTATACATCAAACCAACAAAGGACTCTCAGGGGCCAGAAATACAGGTATGGGAGCTGCAACTGGAAGATATATATATTTCATGGATAGTGATGATACTATTTCGAGCAATTTGCTTGATGAGTTACAAAAGATACTTCACAAGTATGAGGTTGACATTATTGGATTTAATGCAACGGTAATTGAGGCAAATAGGCGGAGTGTACTTTCAACAGGTAAGTGTATAAATAAGATTGAATATGGTATAGAAATAGCACAAAAAAGAGTACCCTTGTCAACCGTTCCACTTTATTGCTACCGCAGAAGTTTTTT